A stretch of the Thiomicrorhabdus xiamenensis genome encodes the following:
- a CDS encoding GNAT family N-acetyltransferase: protein MLKIRPYQPQDRDKVNQIAIDAFTEFQEHYSDWKAIKSVVSNMSSLASTSDLLVAEIDSEVVGAVALVHPGQDKNVNILPTWASIRMLVVSPSHRSKGIGKRLVLECLKNARHHGYNEIALFTSPMMKVALPMYLRMGFKKEKDIEPIANVEYALYKLELSTQTL from the coding sequence ATGCTGAAAATCCGCCCCTATCAACCTCAGGATCGGGACAAAGTAAATCAAATAGCGATTGATGCGTTCACTGAATTTCAAGAGCATTACAGTGACTGGAAAGCGATTAAATCTGTCGTGAGTAATATGTCTTCCTTAGCCAGCACTTCGGACCTCCTTGTCGCGGAAATCGATAGCGAAGTCGTCGGAGCGGTTGCACTGGTTCACCCCGGACAAGACAAAAACGTAAACATCTTACCAACTTGGGCGTCAATTCGTATGCTCGTTGTATCGCCTTCGCATCGCTCGAAAGGTATCGGCAAACGCCTGGTTCTCGAGTGTCTAAAAAATGCTCGACATCATGGCTATAATGAAATTGCGTTATTTACCAGTCCTATGATGAAAGTCGCCCTACCGATGTATTTGCGAATGGGCTTCAAGAAAGAAAAAGATATAGAGCCGATTGCAAATGTGGAATATGCTTTATATAAACTAGAACTGTCCACTCAAACCCTTTGA
- the mpl gene encoding UDP-N-acetylmuramate:L-alanyl-gamma-D-glutamyl-meso-diaminopimelate ligase: protein MKIHILGIAGTFMGGIAQLAKAKGDQVSGSDKAIYPPMSTQLEQAGIAVADDEDTAFLQEEPDCVVIGNAKSRGQTTVEATLNAQQKYLSGPQWLAENILQDRWVVAVAGTHGKTSTSSMVAWILQDAGLDPGFLIGGVPENFGVSARLGSSPFFVVEADEYDTAFFDKRSKFVHYHPRTCVLNNLEFDHADIFDSLKDIQRQFHHLVRTVPQNGLIVVPKEDKALQEVIDQGCWTPIERQGSGAEWSFRLYQDDGSEFEVLYKGSCLGRVNWPLTGLHNVRNALSAIAAAVHCGVPARIAVEALCRFKGIRRRMTLVGEVGGIRIYDDFAHHPTAIATTLKGARQSMIKESDGGRLIAVFEPRSNTMRMGIHAQTLPNAFADADAVFAFIDPQWNWQLAAENFSQPLQVADAYETLLQKLTRFLEPGDRVVIMSNGAFGGLHQKLLDALGQS, encoded by the coding sequence GTGAAGATTCATATTCTCGGAATTGCCGGTACTTTTATGGGCGGCATTGCACAGCTGGCGAAAGCCAAAGGCGATCAGGTCAGTGGTTCGGATAAGGCGATTTATCCCCCTATGAGCACTCAGCTGGAACAGGCCGGTATCGCTGTAGCGGATGACGAAGATACTGCATTTCTTCAGGAAGAGCCTGATTGCGTCGTGATCGGAAATGCCAAAAGCCGTGGTCAGACGACGGTGGAAGCGACATTGAACGCCCAGCAGAAATATCTGTCCGGCCCGCAGTGGCTGGCGGAAAATATTTTGCAGGATCGCTGGGTTGTCGCCGTTGCCGGTACCCACGGCAAGACCTCAACTTCGTCGATGGTTGCTTGGATTTTGCAGGACGCAGGGTTGGATCCGGGCTTTCTGATCGGCGGCGTTCCGGAGAATTTCGGCGTTTCGGCGCGCCTGGGATCGAGTCCGTTTTTTGTGGTTGAAGCCGATGAATACGATACGGCTTTTTTTGATAAGCGTTCCAAGTTCGTTCATTACCATCCGAGAACCTGTGTCCTGAATAATCTGGAATTTGATCATGCGGATATTTTTGACTCGCTTAAAGACATCCAGAGACAGTTCCATCATCTGGTTCGCACCGTTCCGCAGAACGGACTGATCGTTGTGCCGAAAGAGGATAAGGCTTTGCAGGAAGTCATCGATCAGGGATGCTGGACGCCGATCGAACGTCAGGGTTCTGGTGCCGAATGGAGTTTCCGGCTCTATCAGGACGATGGCAGCGAGTTCGAAGTTTTGTATAAAGGAAGCTGTCTCGGCCGGGTGAACTGGCCTTTAACCGGACTACATAATGTGCGTAATGCCTTGAGTGCGATTGCCGCGGCCGTTCACTGTGGGGTACCGGCGCGTATTGCGGTTGAAGCGTTGTGTCGTTTCAAGGGCATCCGGCGTCGCATGACTCTGGTAGGTGAAGTCGGCGGAATTCGTATCTACGATGACTTTGCCCATCACCCGACCGCGATTGCGACCACGCTTAAAGGGGCCAGACAGTCGATGATCAAGGAATCCGATGGTGGACGTCTGATTGCGGTTTTTGAGCCGCGATCAAATACCATGCGTATGGGAATCCATGCTCAGACCTTGCCGAATGCTTTTGCCGACGCAGATGCGGTGTTTGCTTTTATCGATCCGCAGTGGAACTGGCAGCTTGCCGCCGAGAACTTCTCTCAGCCGTTACAGGTTGCCGACGCTTATGAAACACTGCTACAGAAGTTAACGCGTTTTCTTGAGCCGGGTGATCGGGTGGTGATTATGAGTAACGGGGCTTTTGGTGGCCTTCATCAGAAACTGTTGGACGCGCTCGGTCAGTCTTGA
- a CDS encoding 6-phosphofructokinase, with protein MPKAKNVLYAQAGGVTAVINASAAAVIETVQKHPETFGKTYAAINGIKGVLEEELVDLSEIDLATLEKLKYQPGAAFKACRFDLDPLEHNPQQYQRVLEVFKHYDIGYFFYNGGNGSMVTAQKVSDYCCEQGHEVICIGVAKTIDNDLALSHCSPGYGSAAKYLATSFIEATIDILSMHDTSTKFFVMEAMGRNVGWLTLAAGLVKEVIPDAPLLLLPAERPFRREAFLKRLEQLVDEKGYCVCMVSEGLQDENGNYVNITAVEHTIEQDYTQLGGVGQVIAKIAADQLDCKTHCAIPDYLQRSASHCVSLTDWEIAYGAGEAAVLAALEGEHGTLPVVVKTSDTPFNWTFESVTLQDVANLELRVPDEFISEDGMDISEAGLNYLLPLIQGEHRPDYRNGLPEVSPIDFMPVKPCLSAFKAVK; from the coding sequence ATGCCTAAAGCGAAAAACGTGCTTTATGCTCAAGCCGGTGGAGTGACCGCCGTCATTAATGCCAGTGCCGCAGCAGTCATCGAAACCGTACAGAAACATCCCGAAACGTTTGGCAAAACCTACGCCGCCATCAACGGCATTAAAGGCGTCCTTGAAGAAGAGTTGGTCGACTTAAGCGAAATCGATCTGGCGACACTGGAAAAGTTGAAATATCAACCTGGAGCCGCCTTCAAAGCCTGCCGCTTTGATCTCGACCCTCTGGAACACAATCCGCAGCAGTATCAACGCGTTTTAGAAGTCTTCAAACACTACGACATCGGTTATTTTTTCTATAACGGCGGCAACGGTTCAATGGTCACGGCGCAAAAGGTTTCTGACTACTGCTGTGAGCAGGGACATGAAGTGATCTGTATCGGCGTCGCCAAAACGATTGATAACGATCTGGCCTTGTCACATTGCAGCCCTGGATACGGAAGCGCCGCCAAATATCTGGCAACCAGCTTCATCGAAGCGACGATCGATATTCTCTCAATGCACGATACCTCGACGAAATTTTTCGTCATGGAAGCAATGGGACGTAACGTCGGTTGGTTAACACTGGCCGCTGGACTGGTCAAAGAGGTTATTCCGGATGCGCCCTTACTGTTGCTGCCGGCCGAACGTCCCTTCCGACGAGAAGCGTTTCTTAAACGCCTTGAACAGTTAGTCGACGAGAAAGGCTATTGCGTCTGCATGGTTTCCGAAGGTTTACAGGACGAAAACGGTAACTATGTCAATATCACCGCGGTGGAACACACCATTGAACAGGATTACACCCAACTGGGCGGCGTCGGACAAGTAATCGCCAAAATTGCCGCCGATCAACTGGACTGCAAAACCCACTGTGCGATTCCGGATTATCTACAGCGATCCGCCAGCCACTGCGTTTCGCTGACCGACTGGGAAATCGCGTACGGTGCTGGAGAAGCCGCTGTACTAGCGGCGCTTGAGGGCGAACATGGCACCTTACCGGTGGTGGTAAAAACTTCCGACACCCCGTTCAACTGGACCTTTGAGTCAGTTACTCTGCAAGATGTGGCCAACCTCGAGCTCAGGGTACCGGACGAGTTTATCAGCGAGGACGGTATGGATATCAGTGAAGCCGGGTTGAACTATCTGCTTCCGTTGATTCAAGGAGAGCATCGTCCCGACTACCGTAACGGCCTTCCTGAAGTCAGCCCGATTGACTTTATGCCTGTCAAACCCTGCCTATCCGCCTTTAAAGCAGTCAAATAA
- a CDS encoding DUF6502 family protein: MPQQTAANPTLLSSAFKHALKSILKPLIKLLLSKGITYTSLLEALKQIYIEVAEESFKLEEKRLTDSRISLLTGIHRKEVKRLRENLSDELSEPEIKAGVSAAIIALWQASEDYTDENHKPRVLPRSGEKPSFESLVYDVSKDKHFRSVLDDWLHQGLVTQDKNNQVSLCVESFVPDKDEDEKIFFAGRNIHYHIEIINHNLHLQRLNSNEPIDPLQAAAAAPMFDRSVYYKNLTPKSVEILENKAKESALNTLLEINQMASHLQQKDQGQEDAVSQMHFGSYFYRKLKTPDQ; this comes from the coding sequence ATGCCTCAACAGACAGCTGCAAATCCAACCCTACTGAGCAGTGCTTTTAAACACGCCCTAAAGAGTATTCTGAAACCTTTAATCAAGTTACTTCTGAGTAAAGGAATCACTTACACCTCATTGCTCGAGGCGCTTAAACAGATCTATATTGAGGTTGCAGAAGAATCCTTCAAGCTGGAAGAAAAGCGTTTGACGGACAGTCGCATCAGTCTCTTGACCGGAATTCACCGTAAGGAAGTCAAACGTCTGCGGGAAAATCTCTCCGACGAGCTCAGTGAACCGGAAATCAAAGCCGGCGTCAGCGCCGCGATTATTGCATTGTGGCAGGCATCCGAAGATTACACCGATGAAAACCATAAGCCGCGGGTTCTGCCTCGCAGCGGCGAAAAGCCCTCTTTCGAGAGTCTGGTTTACGACGTATCTAAAGATAAACACTTTCGTTCCGTTCTCGATGACTGGCTCCATCAAGGTTTGGTAACTCAGGATAAGAACAACCAGGTCAGCCTGTGTGTTGAAAGTTTTGTTCCGGACAAGGACGAAGATGAGAAGATCTTTTTCGCCGGGCGCAATATCCACTATCACATCGAAATCATCAACCATAACCTGCATCTGCAGCGCCTGAACAGCAACGAACCGATTGATCCTTTGCAGGCAGCAGCAGCGGCGCCGATGTTCGACCGTTCGGTATATTACAAAAACCTGACCCCAAAATCTGTAGAAATACTCGAAAACAAAGCCAAGGAAAGCGCCCTGAATACCCTGTTGGAGATTAATCAGATGGCGAGCCATCTGCAGCAGAAAGATCAGGGGCAGGAAGATGCGGTTTCACAAATGCACTTCGGCAGCTATTTCTACCGTAAACTCAAAACACCGGATCAATAG
- the hrpB gene encoding ATP-dependent helicase HrpB — protein MSLPIDAIIPDLLEQLRDARQLVLQAEPGAGKSTQVPLSLIASPLFANKKILMLEPRRLAAKRLAEFLARQLGEDIGHTVGYRIRNENRVSKQTRLEVLTEGVLTRLIQKDPEMESIGLVIFDEFHERNLQADLGLSLLLEIQQGLRDDLKCLIMSATLDQDEIRRFLPDAGFISCPGRTFPVTLSYYPAPPHTPLNRFLQLPVVLSRALQESDGDILLFLAGQSEILKAMQECESICNRFEVLALPLYGSLNSKQQDAVFKVTEQRKVIFSTNIAETSITLEGITAVIDSGLQKNLLYDPNVGMSRLQLQRVSKASATQRMGRAGRVRAGHCYRLWSEMQQHGLNEHDAPEICRADLASLRMELAQWGVATADEIDWLTPPPKAHIAAAETTLLQLQLLTEQGRLTAQGEAAMALHPEPRLAKLLLVAREKECLTLGCDLVALLQEGDPARDRSQADTVDIELRLHWLWQALRDKTAAKRLHYARWQNFQRTRSRLYRRFDLDVQNLSGETQVDQVGVLLALAFSDRIGKQRGRAGHYKLANGRGVALPENDALQSEYIVALQVDAATDSRTQQGRVFSAAALDWESVDRELPLREECSVYFDDQKQRVVAQQAVWLDQLLIQSRESGEVPNDAAQACLLQAVQKDLSLLPWSKAAQSLVERAGWLAQFSGFESLNALSEKALSESLEWLEPYTLGMSSVAELQKLNLAQILQSILAYSDLLLLDKEAPQHYTAPTGRDYVIGYSQSQAKVSLQLQQLFGELASPRVGGGQVALTFELLSPAQRPIQTTADLANFWKTSYFEVAKEMRGRYPKHRWPDEPLKEKAGASIKRK, from the coding sequence ATGAGTCTACCGATTGACGCCATTATTCCCGATTTACTTGAACAGCTACGAGATGCCCGACAGCTTGTATTGCAGGCCGAACCCGGAGCCGGTAAGTCGACTCAGGTGCCTTTGTCACTGATCGCATCGCCGCTTTTCGCGAACAAGAAAATTCTGATGCTGGAACCGCGTCGTCTGGCGGCAAAACGATTGGCAGAATTTTTGGCGCGGCAGTTAGGAGAAGATATCGGTCACACAGTCGGCTACCGGATTCGCAACGAAAATAGGGTGTCAAAGCAGACCCGTCTGGAAGTTCTGACCGAGGGGGTGTTGACCCGTCTGATTCAAAAAGATCCTGAAATGGAAAGCATCGGCCTGGTCATATTCGATGAATTTCACGAGCGAAACCTGCAGGCTGATTTGGGACTAAGTCTGCTATTGGAGATACAGCAAGGACTGCGTGACGATCTGAAATGTTTGATTATGTCGGCAACGCTGGATCAAGACGAAATCCGGCGTTTCTTGCCCGATGCCGGTTTTATCTCCTGTCCCGGGCGAACTTTCCCGGTGACGCTCTCCTATTACCCCGCGCCACCGCACACGCCATTAAATCGTTTTCTGCAGCTTCCAGTTGTACTGTCGCGGGCATTACAGGAATCGGATGGCGATATATTGCTGTTTCTGGCCGGGCAGAGCGAGATTCTCAAGGCGATGCAGGAATGCGAGTCAATCTGTAACCGGTTTGAAGTATTGGCTTTGCCTTTATACGGAAGCCTGAACAGTAAACAGCAGGATGCGGTTTTTAAGGTGACAGAGCAGAGAAAAGTGATTTTCAGCACCAATATTGCCGAAACGTCGATTACCTTGGAAGGCATCACGGCGGTGATCGACTCGGGATTGCAGAAAAACCTGCTCTATGACCCGAATGTCGGCATGAGCCGTCTGCAATTACAGCGCGTCAGTAAAGCGTCGGCTACTCAGAGAATGGGACGCGCCGGCCGTGTTCGGGCCGGCCATTGCTATCGTCTTTGGAGCGAAATGCAGCAGCATGGGTTAAATGAACACGATGCTCCGGAGATTTGTCGCGCCGATCTGGCAAGCCTGCGAATGGAGTTGGCGCAATGGGGTGTGGCGACTGCAGATGAAATCGACTGGTTAACCCCTCCGCCCAAGGCGCATATTGCGGCGGCAGAGACGACTTTGTTGCAACTGCAATTGCTTACCGAGCAAGGACGTCTGACTGCGCAAGGCGAGGCCGCAATGGCGCTGCATCCGGAACCGCGCCTGGCTAAATTACTGCTCGTGGCCAGAGAAAAAGAGTGCCTCACTTTGGGATGTGATCTGGTAGCTTTATTACAAGAGGGGGATCCTGCTCGGGATCGAAGTCAAGCGGATACCGTGGATATTGAATTGCGACTGCATTGGCTGTGGCAGGCGTTGCGAGATAAGACGGCTGCTAAGCGTCTGCATTATGCGCGCTGGCAGAATTTTCAGCGCACCAGAAGCCGTCTGTATCGTCGTTTTGATTTGGATGTTCAGAACCTTTCAGGTGAAACACAGGTTGATCAGGTTGGCGTTCTGTTGGCGTTGGCATTTTCCGATCGAATCGGGAAACAGAGAGGGCGGGCCGGCCATTACAAGCTGGCGAATGGCCGCGGTGTAGCCTTGCCGGAGAACGATGCTTTACAGAGTGAGTATATCGTTGCTTTGCAGGTTGATGCCGCCACCGATAGTAGAACTCAGCAGGGCAGAGTTTTTTCCGCCGCTGCGCTGGACTGGGAGAGTGTTGATCGAGAACTGCCGCTGCGCGAAGAATGTTCGGTGTATTTTGATGATCAGAAACAGCGGGTTGTGGCGCAGCAAGCGGTTTGGCTCGACCAACTTCTGATTCAGTCTCGGGAATCCGGAGAGGTTCCGAACGATGCAGCCCAAGCCTGTTTATTACAGGCGGTGCAGAAAGACCTGAGTCTGCTTCCCTGGAGCAAAGCGGCACAATCACTGGTCGAGCGGGCGGGATGGCTGGCACAGTTTTCCGGTTTTGAATCCCTGAACGCATTAAGCGAGAAAGCATTGAGCGAGTCGCTGGAATGGCTCGAACCTTATACGCTGGGTATGAGCAGCGTGGCCGAGTTGCAAAAACTCAATCTGGCGCAGATTTTACAGTCGATTCTGGCGTACAGCGATTTGCTGCTTCTGGATAAGGAAGCGCCGCAACACTATACAGCTCCCACAGGGCGCGATTATGTTATTGGTTATTCGCAGTCTCAGGCTAAAGTCTCGTTGCAATTGCAACAGTTATTTGGCGAACTGGCTTCTCCAAGGGTGGGCGGCGGACAAGTCGCCCTGACGTTTGAACTGCTTTCCCCGGCACAGAGACCGATTCAGACTACGGCGGATTTAGCTAATTTCTGGAAAACCTCCTATTTCGAGGTGGCTAAAGAGATGCGGGGTCGCTATCCGAAGCATCGCTGGCCGGACGAACCCTTAAAAGAAAAAGCGGGCGCTTCGATTAAGCGGAAGTAA
- a CDS encoding elongation factor P hydroxylase: MNNPSSDTKTLIKLFNTTFLKTHNTELVCCEPEPIYRPADHAYPHHRIVFAHGFFSSALHEIAHWCIAGDERRLLEDFGYWYEPDGRTAERQAEFERVEVKPQALEWIFSVASNHQFHFSADNLEAGLAISEEFTTNVRKQVEDYLTDGLPRDAEIWKNALVKHYRAHNSPLQLNEF, from the coding sequence ATGAATAACCCATCCAGCGATACCAAGACGCTCATCAAACTGTTTAACACAACTTTCCTTAAGACGCATAACACCGAACTGGTCTGTTGCGAGCCGGAACCTATATACCGACCGGCGGATCATGCGTATCCGCATCACCGGATAGTGTTTGCCCACGGTTTTTTCTCTTCAGCTCTGCATGAAATAGCGCATTGGTGTATTGCCGGAGACGAACGTCGGTTATTAGAAGATTTCGGCTATTGGTATGAACCGGATGGACGAACAGCTGAACGACAGGCCGAATTCGAACGCGTTGAAGTCAAGCCACAGGCTTTGGAATGGATTTTTTCGGTTGCCAGCAATCATCAATTTCATTTCAGTGCGGACAACCTTGAAGCCGGCCTTGCGATATCCGAAGAATTTACGACAAACGTTCGAAAGCAAGTGGAAGACTATCTTACCGATGGCTTACCCCGTGATGCAGAAATCTGGAAAAATGCGCTCGTCAAACACTATCGCGCGCACAACAGTCCTCTCCAGCTTAATGAATTTTGA
- a CDS encoding DinB family protein produces MSQLSEFALQADYNRLMNQRQYNACANLSEAQLKQDQGAFFKSVLGTLNHILVGDIIWLKRFAAHPCSQKPLAYVNQLAKPASLDSLLFTDLSELHKERDKIDAFIIDWIGNLDEGAMRECITYTNMAGERFSKPMPSLITHLFLHQVHHRGQVTTLLSQYGVDFGETDLIELIDEC; encoded by the coding sequence ATGTCACAATTAAGCGAATTTGCTCTTCAGGCCGACTACAACCGGTTAATGAATCAACGTCAATACAATGCCTGTGCAAACTTGTCGGAAGCGCAGTTAAAGCAAGATCAAGGCGCTTTTTTCAAATCCGTGCTGGGGACTTTGAATCATATTCTCGTCGGTGACATTATTTGGTTAAAACGTTTCGCTGCACACCCTTGCTCGCAAAAACCACTTGCTTACGTCAATCAATTGGCCAAACCGGCATCATTGGACAGCCTTTTATTTACCGACTTAAGCGAACTTCATAAAGAACGGGACAAAATAGATGCATTCATTATCGATTGGATCGGCAATCTGGACGAAGGTGCAATGCGGGAATGTATCACCTATACCAATATGGCAGGAGAGCGTTTTTCGAAACCTATGCCAAGTCTGATCACTCACCTCTTTCTGCACCAAGTGCATCACCGGGGACAAGTAACTACTTTGCTGTCACAATACGGCGTCGATTTTGGCGAAACCGATCTGATTGAATTGATTGATGAATGCTAA
- a CDS encoding ribonuclease D: protein MTHQDRKSRAYRYIDSHQQLAELCSRLSDQSDLTWLAIDTEFVRVDTYYPQLSLVQIATQERDFYLIDPLAIETSYQDASANEASALRPLVDLLQNERICKVFHSARQDIEVLYQLESRMPQNLFDTQIAAIFLGHGDLAGFARVIEAELNIKLPKSQTRTNWHARPLSEEQIEYALDDVDYLASLYQKCLQTLGDDELHAVTEDCQQLLQPQLYDLEPEKAWLKLKGLKRFNPKQLAIVQILAQWREEYAVEHNQPKKWTLSDEVLLQIAKRPPKTVQALYKVPNIKTSSVREFGETWIALIDRVFEQNPESYPTLPKAGKHPSAQEEILLALTQSVCQQISLQYKVQLSNLSSKEELLTLIRHPHQSPWSGWRHLLIGIPLQKLLEGRASLKLEGQEIRIQ, encoded by the coding sequence ATGACACATCAAGACAGAAAATCCCGCGCCTATCGATATATCGACAGCCATCAGCAGTTAGCCGAACTTTGTTCCCGTTTAAGCGATCAGAGCGACCTCACCTGGCTGGCGATCGACACCGAGTTTGTCCGCGTCGACACCTATTATCCGCAGCTCAGTCTGGTACAGATTGCGACCCAGGAGCGCGACTTTTATCTGATCGACCCTCTCGCCATCGAAACCTCATATCAGGACGCATCGGCTAATGAAGCTTCCGCTCTCCGTCCCCTTGTCGACCTTCTACAGAACGAACGTATCTGCAAGGTGTTTCATAGTGCCCGACAGGATATTGAAGTACTTTATCAGCTGGAAAGCCGCATGCCGCAAAACCTTTTCGACACACAGATTGCGGCGATTTTTCTGGGGCACGGAGACCTGGCAGGATTCGCCAGAGTTATCGAAGCGGAGTTGAATATAAAATTGCCGAAGAGCCAGACACGTACCAACTGGCACGCCCGTCCACTCAGCGAGGAACAGATCGAATACGCTCTGGACGATGTCGATTACCTGGCCTCTCTTTATCAAAAATGTCTGCAAACGCTCGGCGATGACGAGTTACACGCCGTCACGGAAGACTGTCAGCAACTGTTACAGCCCCAGCTGTACGATCTCGAACCGGAAAAGGCATGGCTAAAACTCAAAGGCCTCAAACGCTTCAACCCGAAACAGCTGGCCATCGTGCAAATTTTGGCTCAGTGGCGTGAAGAGTACGCCGTTGAACACAATCAGCCTAAAAAATGGACTTTGAGCGACGAGGTTTTGCTGCAAATAGCCAAGCGCCCGCCCAAAACCGTTCAGGCGCTGTACAAGGTACCGAATATCAAAACGTCCAGTGTCCGAGAATTCGGCGAGACCTGGATCGCTCTGATTGACCGGGTTTTCGAACAGAATCCGGAAAGTTACCCGACTCTGCCAAAAGCCGGTAAACACCCTTCGGCACAGGAAGAAATTCTGCTCGCCTTAACGCAGTCGGTCTGTCAGCAAATCAGCCTGCAGTACAAAGTGCAACTCTCGAATCTGAGCAGTAAAGAAGAATTGCTGACGCTGATTCGCCATCCGCACCAATCGCCGTGGTCGGGGTGGCGTCACCTGCTTATCGGAATTCCATTGCAAAAGCTTCTGGAAGGCCGTGCCTCTCTGAAACTTGAAGGCCAAGAAATCCGGATTCAATGA
- a CDS encoding sigma-70 family RNA polymerase sigma factor → MLDENKLQQLLFECAEQRQAALSELYTLTSPKLYGVARRLLQSHPQAAKALQEAFVYIWYRAFEYTPDQGRPFAWMTSIVRNQAFRLMRLETSQEKRNHLLLGEREVYMRNDRFFDEYHARSNPLLKELQECLDELEPSQRHAILLSYYYGYSQYEMVNKLKHPVGTLRAWIRRGMKRVRSVCDAYQ, encoded by the coding sequence ATGCTTGATGAAAATAAACTGCAGCAGCTTCTGTTCGAATGTGCCGAACAACGCCAAGCCGCTTTAAGTGAACTCTATACGCTGACTTCTCCCAAACTCTACGGCGTTGCCCGTCGTCTGTTACAAAGCCATCCTCAAGCGGCTAAGGCCTTGCAGGAAGCCTTTGTCTACATCTGGTACCGAGCGTTTGAATATACTCCGGATCAAGGCAGACCCTTTGCCTGGATGACAAGCATTGTCCGCAATCAGGCATTCAGACTGATGCGTCTGGAAACGTCACAAGAAAAACGTAATCACTTACTGCTCGGTGAGCGGGAAGTCTATATGCGCAATGACCGTTTTTTTGATGAATACCATGCCAGAAGCAATCCGCTTTTAAAAGAATTACAGGAATGCCTGGATGAGCTCGAACCCTCGCAGAGACATGCGATCCTGCTCTCCTATTATTACGGCTACTCGCAATATGAGATGGTCAATAAACTTAAGCATCCCGTCGGTACGCTTCGAGCTTGGATTCGTCGCGGTATGAAGAGAGTTCGGAGCGTGTGCGATGCATATCAATAA
- the hemL gene encoding glutamate-1-semialdehyde 2,1-aminomutase, which translates to MSKSHDLFIAAQKHIPGGVNSPVRAFKSVGGDPVFFKAAKGAYLTDEDDKQYIDYVGSWGPAILGHAHPEVIQAVQERAVDGLSFGAPTKIETTMADLVCDLIPSIDMVRMVSSGTEATMTAIRLARGYTGRDKIVKFEGCYHGHSDSLLVKAGSGALTLGVPSSPGVPKALAESTLTLTHNDADEVRKVFSEIGDQIACIIVEPVAGNMNCIPPEEGFLQTLREVCDEHGSVLIFDEVMCGFRVHLQGAQGYYGITPDLTTYGKVIGGGMPVGAFGGKKEIMSHIAPLGPVYQAGTLSGNPLAMAAGLKTLELISASGFFEDLSAKTAKLCAGLQQAADDAGIAFTTNQVGGMFGYFFSEEKNISRFAQVAQGDMERFKKFYHGMLNEGVYLAPSAFEAGFVSLAHSEEDIQATIDAAARVMKTL; encoded by the coding sequence ATGAGCAAATCACACGACCTGTTTATTGCAGCCCAGAAACATATTCCCGGCGGCGTCAACTCGCCGGTTCGCGCTTTCAAAAGCGTCGGCGGAGATCCGGTCTTCTTCAAGGCGGCAAAAGGTGCCTATCTGACCGATGAAGACGACAAGCAGTACATTGACTATGTCGGCTCATGGGGTCCAGCGATTCTAGGGCACGCGCATCCGGAAGTGATTCAGGCAGTCCAGGAACGTGCAGTTGACGGCTTGAGCTTCGGCGCACCGACCAAAATCGAAACCACTATGGCGGATCTGGTCTGTGACCTGATCCCGTCAATCGACATGGTGCGCATGGTCAGCTCGGGAACTGAAGCAACCATGACGGCAATCCGTCTGGCACGCGGTTATACGGGGCGCGATAAAATCGTTAAATTCGAAGGCTGTTACCACGGTCACTCCGACTCGCTTTTGGTGAAAGCCGGTTCCGGCGCCCTGACATTGGGGGTTCCGTCTTCACCTGGCGTGCCAAAAGCGCTGGCAGAATCAACCCTGACACTGACGCATAACGACGCCGACGAGGTCCGTAAGGTCTTCTCCGAAATCGGCGACCAGATCGCCTGTATTATCGTGGAGCCGGTTGCCGGAAATATGAACTGCATTCCGCCGGAGGAAGGATTTTTGCAGACCTTGCGCGAGGTATGCGACGAGCACGGCAGTGTATTGATTTTCGACGAAGTCATGTGCGGCTTCCGCGTACATCTTCAAGGCGCGCAAGGCTACTATGGAATTACTCCGGACTTGACGACTTACGGTAAAGTTATCGGCGGCGGAATGCCGGTCGGTGCCTTCGGCGGTAAAAAAGAGATCATGTCACACATTGCGCCACTTGGTCCGGTTTATCAGGCCGGAACCCTTTCCGGAAACCCTCTGGCCATGGCGGCCGGTCTGAAAACGCTGGAGTTGATTTCCGCCTCAGGCTTCTTTGAAGATTTGAGCGCCAAAACCGCCAAACTTTGCGCAGGGCTGCAACAGGCAGCGGACGATGCCGGCATTGCGTTCACGACCAACCAAGTCGGTGGCATGTTCGGCTACTTCTTCAGCGAAGAGAAAAATATCTCCCGTTTCGCTCAGGTTGCGCAAGGCGATATGGAACGTTTCAAAAAGTTCTATCACGGTATGTTAAACGAAGGCGTTTATCTGGCTCCTTCCGCTTTCGAAGCCGGATTCGTTTCTCTGGCGCATAGCGAAGAAGATATTCAGGCAACCATCGATGCCGCAGCCAGAGTAATGAAAACGCTATAA